In the genome of Candidatus Eisenbacteria bacterium, the window CCGCGCCAGGTGGGCGAGCGCGCCGCGACCGGCGGCGGTGAGCGGGCGAAGCGCGTCTCCCGCGGGTCCAGGAGTGGCCGCATGGCCGTGGCGCAACAGGTCGAGAGTGAGCGGCGCGCGCCAAGTGTGCCGGGCGCGGGGGCGGGGAGTCCAGCGGTCCGGCCGAGCCGCGCGCGGCTCGCCGCCGGCCGAATGGAACTCGAACGGGCGAGCGCCTAGAGTCCGCGCATGATCCCTGCACTCGAAGCACTCGAACGACTGCGCGATGGCAACCGCCGATTCGTGGACGAGATTCGCAACCCCGCCGCGCCACGAACCCAGGCACGGCGCCTCGAGCTGGCCGCGGGCCAGCAGCCATTCGCCATCATTCTCGGTTGTTCCGATTCGCGCGTTCCGGCCGAGCTGGTGTTCGATCAGGGCCTCGGCGATCTGTTCGTGATCCGCGTGGCCGGGAACATCGTGGCTCCGTCGCAGGTCGGGAGCGTCGAGTTCGCGGCGGAGCGCTACGAGACCCGCCTCGTGGTGGTGCTCGGTCACTCTCAGTGCGGTGCGATCCAGGCCACGGTCGAGGAACTCGGGCGGCCCTCCCAGGATCAGTCGCCCTACCTGCACTCGATCGTGGATCGCATCCGGCCGTCAGTGGAACCGTTGCTCGCCACCGGCCTGCGAGCGGACCCCGAGGAGCTGGTGCGTCAGGCGGTACGCGCCAACATTCGAGCCTCCGCGAGCCACCTTCGCCATGGTTCCGAGATCCTCGAGCAACTGATCGAGACTCGCGGGGTGCGGGTGGTCGGGGCTGAGTACTCACTCGAGACCGGCCTGGTCGATTTCTTCGACGGCGCGAACTAGCCGGCCCGCCGGGGCGTCATGCCCCGGGTTTGCCGCGCTCCGGCGGCTCCGATAGGCTCGTGGCCCCTCGAAGC includes:
- a CDS encoding carbonic anhydrase, giving the protein MIPALEALERLRDGNRRFVDEIRNPAAPRTQARRLELAAGQQPFAIILGCSDSRVPAELVFDQGLGDLFVIRVAGNIVAPSQVGSVEFAAERYETRLVVVLGHSQCGAIQATVEELGRPSQDQSPYLHSIVDRIRPSVEPLLATGLRADPEELVRQAVRANIRASASHLRHGSEILEQLIETRGVRVVGAEYSLETGLVDFFDGAN